The following proteins come from a genomic window of Nicotiana tomentosiformis chromosome 12, ASM39032v3, whole genome shotgun sequence:
- the LOC138902816 gene encoding uncharacterized protein — protein MDSHQQVTIKLYHHYIGQYIMCTFVYAKCSSLERLELWDNLYCLASDMEFPWMVGGDFNMLLHEDEKIGGRPVHPPEYEDFDFFVNSSGLFDLGYKGIEHLIRTGSDHAPLLMSCVELMSNYIKPFKFLNFWTKHENFKEVVRQNWFADFLSDPLLTFKQKLKRVKDAFSKWSKDIYGYIFKQLEIRYSV, from the exons ATGGACTCTCATCAGCAAGTTACTATCAAATTGTATCATCATTACATTGGGCAATACATTATGTGTACTTTTGTATATGCTAAATGTTCTTCTTTGGAGAGATTGGAGTTGTGGGATAATCTTTATTGTCTTGCAAGTGATATGGAGTTTCCTTGGATGGTAGGTGGAGattttaatatgttgcttcatGAAGATGAGAAGATAGGTGGGCGTCCAGTCCATCCTCCTGAGTATGAAGACTTTGATTTTTTTGTGAATTCAAGTGGGTTGTTTGATCTAGGCTACAAGGGCA TTGAACACCTCATTAGAACTGGCTCAGATCATGCTCCTTTGCTGATGAGTTGTGTTGAATTAATGTCTAATTATATTAAGCCTTTTAAGTTCTTAAACTTTTGGACTAAGCATGAGAATTTTAAAGAGGTTGTGAGGCAGAATTGGTTTGCAGACTTCCTTAGTGATCCTTTACTCACGTTCAAACAGAAATTGAAGAGGGTGAAGGATGCATTTTCTAAATGGAGCAAGGATATCTATGGATATATTTTCAAGCAACTTGAAATCAG